The following coding sequences are from one Gossypium raimondii isolate GPD5lz chromosome 4, ASM2569854v1, whole genome shotgun sequence window:
- the LOC105780956 gene encoding UDP-rhamnose/UDP-galactose transporter 3, whose product MEREKKQSSAVSNIGAWALNVVSSVGLIMANKQLMSPAGYAFVFATTLTGFHFCMTGIIGLVSKASGYTTQKKVPLWELLWFSIVANTSITGMNLSLMLNSVGFYQISKLSMIPVVCVMEWILHGKQYSSKVKVAVMVVVVGVGVCTVTDVKVNAQGFLCAFVAVLSTSLQQISIGSLQKKYAIGSFELLSQTAPIQAVSLLLLGPFVDYFLTGNLLPTYHLSSAAFFFILVSCSLAVFCNISQYLCIGRFSAVSFQVLGHMKTVCVLTLGWLLFDSELTFKNILGMAIAVLGMVLYSWAVEADKAAPLPKHGSDHVKLLLKQHEVDGSSPVKDVELGVGGLSRG is encoded by the exons ATGGAGAGAGAGAAGAAACAGTCATCTGCCGTATCGAATATCGGAGCTTGGGCTTTGAACGTCGTCAGCTCCGTTGGCCTTATTATGGCTAACAAACAGCTCATGTCCCCCGCCGGTTATGCCTTCGTTTTCG CGACAACGTTAACTGGGTTCCACTTTTGTATGACTGGCATAATCGGATTAGTGTCAAAGGCCAGTGGTTACACCACCCAAAAAAAGGTTCCATTATGGGAACTTCTCTGGTTCTCCATTGTCGCCAATACTTCAATTACTGGGATGAACTTGAGCCTTATGCTGAATTCAGTTGGATTTTATCAG ATTTCAAAGCTAAGTATGATACCGGTCGTTTGTGTGATGGAATGGATCCTCCATGGGAAACAATACTCGAGCAAAGTGAAGGTGGCAGTGATGGTAGTGGTGGTTGGTGTGGGTGTTTGTACTGTTACCGATGTCAAAGTTAATGCCCAGGGCTTCCTTTGTGCTTTTGTTGCTGTCCTTTCTACCTCCTTGCAACAAATC TCAATCGGGTCCTTACAGAAGAAATATGCAATAGGGTCCTTTGAATTGCTGAGCCAAACAGCTCCGATCCAAGCCGTATCTCTTTTATTGCTGGGTCCATTCGTTGATTACTTCCTCACGGGCAATTTACTCCCAACTTATCACTTATCCTCCGCCGCTTTT TTCTTCATACTGGTATCATGCTCCTTAGCCGTATTCTGCAATATAAGCCAATATCTCTGCATCGGACGGTTCTCGGCGGTCTCGTTCCAGGTTTTAGGCCACATGAAAACGGTTTGCGTCTTGACATTGGGATGGCTACTCTTTGATTCAGAGCTAACATTTAAAAACATACTTGGGATGGCCATTGCTGTGCTTGGCATGGTCCTATATAGTTGGGCTGTTGAAGCAGACAAGGCTGCACCGTTGCCTAAACATGGTTCGGACCATGTTAAACTGTTGTTGAAACAGCACGAAGTGGACGGTTCGTCCCCGGTTAAAGACGTTGAGCTCGGAGTTGGAGGGTTATCTCGTGGTTAG
- the LOC105779281 gene encoding AP-1 complex subunit sigma-1 yields the protein MINACQKIHFVLLISRQGKVRLTKWYSTYSKKERSKVLRELSGVILTRGPRLCNFVEWRGLKVVYKRYASLYFCMCIDPDGNELEILEIIHHYVEVLDRYFGSVCELDLIYNFHKAYYILDEILISGELQESSKRTVVRSVAAQDSLVEAAKEETGSTISNIIAHAAK from the exons ATGATAAATGCATGCCAGAAG ATTCACTTTGTACTTCTAATCAGTAGACAAGGGAAAGTCAGGTTGACAAAATGGTATTCTACTTATTCTAAGAAGGAAAGATCTAAG GTACTCCGAGAGCTGAGTGGGGTGATTCTCACAAGAGGCCCCAGACTTTGCAATTTTGTGGAATGGAGAGGCCTTAAAGTCGTTTATAAAag ATATGCTAGCCTTTATTTCTGCATGTGCATAGATCCTGATGGCAATGAATTAGAGATTCTGGAAATTATTCATCACTATGTTGAGGTTCTTGACAGATACTTTGGCAGT GTTTGTGAATTGGACTTGATCTACAACTTTCATAAG GCGTACTATATATTGGATGAAATCTTGATATCTGGTGAACTTCAAGAATCAAGCAAAAGAACTGTTGTACGTTCAGTAGCTGCACAG GATTCACTGGTGGAGGCCGCAAAAGAGGAAACCGGTAGTACCATTAGCAATATAATCGCACATGCTGCAAAGTAG
- the LOC105780420 gene encoding protein FAR1-RELATED SEQUENCE 9 isoform X1 encodes MSATRHRALGGGVNHVLDYLRRMQAENPSFFYAIQGDNDHTGGSIFWADATSRMNYAYFGDTVIFDTTYRTNRYRVPFASFTGLNHHGQPVLFGCALILNDSEASFAWLFQTWLHAMSDRRPISITTDPDRLIQMAVTQVLPETRLRFNRWSIFKETQEKLAHIYQSQPTFEIEFKKCVNETETINEFESSWVSLLERYFVMDNEWLQSMYNARQQWVPAYMRDTFFGDFSITERNIGLNSFFEGFVNASTTIQMLIKQYEKAVASWHEKELKSDYDTINTSPVLKTPSPMEKQAANLYTRRIFMKFQEELVETLANPATKIDDSGTVATYRVAKFGEEHKAHTVNFTSFEMKANCSCQMFEHSGIICRHILAVFRAKNVLTLPSQYVLKRWTRNAKIGDMQDEHATELPNNSRESLTDRSNTLRQEAIKYVEEGAKSIHIYKVAMDALQEALKKVSSAKNQSPVSAEDGALSNGRNQELHAAGDTETVACQSADEKEKKIRELTTELESINRRCEVYRSNLLAVLRDMEEQKLKLSVKVQNARLNLRE; translated from the exons ATGAGTGCCACAAGACACCGGGCCCTAGGGGGTGGGGTTAACCATGTATTGGACTATTTGAGACGAATGCAAGCAGAGAATCCTTCGTTCTTTTATGCAATTCAAGGTGATAATGACCACACCGGTGGAAGCATATTTTGGGCGGATGCAACATCAAGGATGAATTACGCTTACTTTGGGGATACTGTCATATTTGACACAACATATAGGACCAATCGTTATAGGGTTCCGTTTGCCTCGTTTACTGGACTCAACCACCATGGGCAGCCGGTGTTGTTTGGTTGTGCTTTAATTCTCAATGACTCTGAGGCCTCATTTGCATGGCTATTCCAAACTTGGCTTCATGCAATGTCTGATCGTCGTCCCATCTCTATAACAACTGACCCTGATCGTCTCATACAGATGGCTGTCACACAGGTTCTTCCAGAAACACGCCTTCGATTCAATAGGTGGAGCATTTTCAAAGAAACCCAAGAGAAGCTGGCTCACATATACCAATCACAGCCTACATTCGAAATAGAATTTAAGAAATGCGTTAATGAGACTGAGACAATTAATGAGTTTGAATCATCATGGGTTTCGCTTCTGGAACGTTACTTTGTCATGGACAATGAATGGCTTCAGTCAATGTACAATGCTCGGCAACAGTGGGTCCCTGCTTATATGCGAGATACCTTCTTTGGGGACTTTTCTATAACCGAGAGAAACATAGGTTTAAACTCATTCTTTGAAGGGTTTGTGAATGCATCGACCACCATACAGATGTTGATTAAACAGTATGAGAAAGCCGTAGCAAGTTGGCACGAGAAAGAGTTAAAGTCTGATTATGACACCATCAACACTTCACCGGTTCTTAAGACACCATCTCCCATGGAAAAACAAGCTGCTAATCTCTATACGCGAAGAATATTCATGAAGTTCCAGGAGGAGCTAGTTGAGACCCTTGCTAATCCTGCCACTAAAATTGATGACTCGGGAACTGTTGCAACATATCGGGTGGCCAAATTCGGGGAAGAGCACAAAGCGCACACTGTTAATTTCACTTCTTTTGAGATGAAAGCTAATTGCAGTTGCCAAATGTTTGAACATTCCGGGATCATATGCAGGCACATATTAGCAGTTTTCAGAGCGAAAAATGTTCTCACACTACCTTCACAATATGTACTAAAGCGATGGACGAGAAACGCCAAAATTGGAGACATGCAGGATGAGCATGCTACCGAATTGCCAAATAATTCCCGGGAATCCTTAACAGATCGGTCCAATACTCTACGCCAAGAAGCTATTAAGTATGTTGAAGAAGGGGCGAAATCTATTCACATTTACAAGGTGGCAATGGATGCTTTACAAGAGGCACTGAAAAAGGTTAGTTCTGCAAAAAACCAAAGCCCTGTATCTGCTGAAGATGGAGCACTGAGCAATGGACGTAATCAAGAGTTGCATGCAGCTGGAGATACCGAGACAGTGGCATGTCAATCTGCG GAcgagaaggaaaagaaaatccGGGAATTGACAACAGAGTTGGAGAGCATAAACCGGCGATGCGAAGTGTACAGATCGAATCTGCTGGCTGTGTTGAGGGACATGGAAGAACAGAAGTTAAAGCTGTCTGTTAAAGTTCAAAATGCAAGGCTTAATTTGAGAGAGTGA
- the LOC105780420 gene encoding protein FAR1-RELATED SEQUENCE 9 isoform X2 — protein MSATRHRALGGGVNHVLDYLRRMQAENPSFFYAIQGDNDHTGGSIFWADATSRMNYAYFGDTVIFDTTYRTNRYRVPFASFTGLNHHGQPVLFGCALILNDSEASFAWLFQTWLHAMSDRRPISITTDPDRLIQMAVTQVLPETRLRFNRWSIFKETQEKLAHIYQSQPTFEIEFKKCVNETETINEFESSWVSLLERYFVMDNEWLQSMYNARQQWVPAYMRDTFFGDFSITERNIGLNSFFEGFVNASTTIQMLIKQYEKAVASWHEKELKSDYDTINTSPVLKTPSPMEKQAANLYTRRIFMKFQEELVETLANPATKIDDSGTVATYRVAKFGEEHKAHTVNFTSFEMKANCSCQMFEHSGIICRHILAVFRAKNVLTLPSQYVLKRWTRNAKIGDMQDEHATELPNNSRESLTDRSNTLRQEAIKYVEEGAKSIHIYKVAMDALQEALKKVSSAKNQSPVSAEDGALSNGRNQELHAAGDTETVACQSARGSHQSAFYFY, from the exons ATGAGTGCCACAAGACACCGGGCCCTAGGGGGTGGGGTTAACCATGTATTGGACTATTTGAGACGAATGCAAGCAGAGAATCCTTCGTTCTTTTATGCAATTCAAGGTGATAATGACCACACCGGTGGAAGCATATTTTGGGCGGATGCAACATCAAGGATGAATTACGCTTACTTTGGGGATACTGTCATATTTGACACAACATATAGGACCAATCGTTATAGGGTTCCGTTTGCCTCGTTTACTGGACTCAACCACCATGGGCAGCCGGTGTTGTTTGGTTGTGCTTTAATTCTCAATGACTCTGAGGCCTCATTTGCATGGCTATTCCAAACTTGGCTTCATGCAATGTCTGATCGTCGTCCCATCTCTATAACAACTGACCCTGATCGTCTCATACAGATGGCTGTCACACAGGTTCTTCCAGAAACACGCCTTCGATTCAATAGGTGGAGCATTTTCAAAGAAACCCAAGAGAAGCTGGCTCACATATACCAATCACAGCCTACATTCGAAATAGAATTTAAGAAATGCGTTAATGAGACTGAGACAATTAATGAGTTTGAATCATCATGGGTTTCGCTTCTGGAACGTTACTTTGTCATGGACAATGAATGGCTTCAGTCAATGTACAATGCTCGGCAACAGTGGGTCCCTGCTTATATGCGAGATACCTTCTTTGGGGACTTTTCTATAACCGAGAGAAACATAGGTTTAAACTCATTCTTTGAAGGGTTTGTGAATGCATCGACCACCATACAGATGTTGATTAAACAGTATGAGAAAGCCGTAGCAAGTTGGCACGAGAAAGAGTTAAAGTCTGATTATGACACCATCAACACTTCACCGGTTCTTAAGACACCATCTCCCATGGAAAAACAAGCTGCTAATCTCTATACGCGAAGAATATTCATGAAGTTCCAGGAGGAGCTAGTTGAGACCCTTGCTAATCCTGCCACTAAAATTGATGACTCGGGAACTGTTGCAACATATCGGGTGGCCAAATTCGGGGAAGAGCACAAAGCGCACACTGTTAATTTCACTTCTTTTGAGATGAAAGCTAATTGCAGTTGCCAAATGTTTGAACATTCCGGGATCATATGCAGGCACATATTAGCAGTTTTCAGAGCGAAAAATGTTCTCACACTACCTTCACAATATGTACTAAAGCGATGGACGAGAAACGCCAAAATTGGAGACATGCAGGATGAGCATGCTACCGAATTGCCAAATAATTCCCGGGAATCCTTAACAGATCGGTCCAATACTCTACGCCAAGAAGCTATTAAGTATGTTGAAGAAGGGGCGAAATCTATTCACATTTACAAGGTGGCAATGGATGCTTTACAAGAGGCACTGAAAAAGGTTAGTTCTGCAAAAAACCAAAGCCCTGTATCTGCTGAAGATGGAGCACTGAGCAATGGACGTAATCAAGAGTTGCATGCAGCTGGAGATACCGAGACAGTGGCATGTCAATCTGCG AGAGGATCCCACCAGAGCGCCTTCTACTTCTATTAG